GGGAAAAATCATTCAGTTTTAGGTAATCACAAATTCCCATTGCTCCGCATTGTTGATTGTGGCAGCGAAACACCAGCAACCTTCAGCGAATGTCAAGGACCTTTTGAGCACATGTGTTTGCACACCAAACACTTTTTCGTCAAACTCAATTAGCACACTTTAAAACACATTTGTTCGTTCGTTGTCGCTAAACACTTGTTGGTGGTCACGAGCACACACAATTTGCCAAGGAAATTCCCTTGCAGGACTACTTACCAGGTTTCCAAATTGCTGAACTTCTTCGTAACCACCTTGCCGAGATCGATTCCCAGGCGATCGACGATCCGCTGGGCCAAGTCCGGATGCGAGGTGCCCGAAAACACTTTGATGTTCGGCATTCTGGAGTGGATTAAATTTAGACAACCAGCCTgtttctccaaattgtctCGGATCAAACTTCTAGCGCGTATCGGATTAGCAGAGCGAACTGGCATCACACAATCTATGAGTAGaagtttttattataaatttttttcgcCAAAACGctggcagcgacgtcgacgtctCCGTCTTATCGGTGTGCCGCAAGAGCGTAATAGAGAGCAACGGAGCTTTTGTTGCGCAgcgctctctttcgctcgctcTTTCTGTAAAGCCACCCCAATTATCCCCCATCCAGACCATGTGATTTTTCTACGCGTTCTCCAGGGAACTGGAAAGCTATCGATTTCTAAAGCGGTTCGATAGGCATATTATAgatgaatataatattttataaatacgtTAAAATTTCCTGGTGTTTTAATTAGTAAGAAAAGCTGTTAGTTAAAGGGGTTGCATTTTTAGTacgaaaaaatacattttttttttcatttaataatagGTATTTTATATCTTATATAATACTTTCAAAAAGCCAGGAATGAACGTTTTTAGTGTTTTCGCACTGATTGCAACAAATTTTGCTTCTAAAGAggattacaaaatatattctaTTGACTCTATTCGATAGATAAACAGCTTGTTATCACCCCTATACTATctatgaattttattttaacataaaaaatatgctGGCATGCCAACAGGCGCGCGCCAAAAGAAAAGCTTTTCTGGCCGCGACAAACAGCTGTTCCACTGATGTCCTCAGTTGGCCATGAAaacccagcacacacacaagcacacacgcCGATAGAAATGAAAGGAATGTGAATTCTAGGATATAATCTACGCACCATTCTGCTCGTTCTCGTTGCATTTCTTATCGGGCATTATTCACAAAGCAAATCCCGAGATGAAGGTGCTGTGACAGGTATGCGGCGACTGAAGAGATTGCCTTTAGTTTAATAACAAGTCGCACTCAGCTGTTTTGCGCCAGGTTAAGTGAAAAGTGCACTGTTTCAGCGACAATGGGAGATTGGGATTAGCAGCCGCAGAGCGCCGCATCTGGCGAAATTGAGCGAGCGAATGGAACTGAGCGCCGtacaacatggcgtatgcgtctattacacatacgcaccggttgcccacacacacacccatattTTTCGCGAGAGCGCAAGAGAGCGCCCAAGGATGGGATGATGCGCAGTTAAGTTGATGCCACAGGGAAAAGCTTTCGGGACGCGCTTTTTGACTCTTTTCGGAATCAGCTGTTTTCGATAGGCAATTTCCATAGCATTTTTAAATACGTCATATTGCAGTTTTAGATATGTAAAATGTCACACAGAGCAAAATTTTCAATGATAAGTGTTCGTGTACAtacacaaattttaataaagacaaaacttttttattgGTGTCGTCagatattttattaagttgggatttaattattatattggCTTAGTTCGTCTTTGCACAACTCTTTAATTTCTTACTACCACACAGTTAGAGAATAAACTGttgcaaatacattttaaagacaGATATTATTTAACGCGATatacaaaaaccacaaaacgggtaaataaatttccaaggCCCCATAAAAGTGTCAATACATTTTCCTATacaaaataatagaaaaaaaatCCTTAAATATCTGAGacaataataaacatttaatgcTGTCTTGCCCACTCTTGAATACTTACATATATTCGACTCTTGTTGAACACAAATTTAAgaattctttttgtttttgtctgtgtatctgtgcTGTGTGTCGTTTGCAATTGGTTCTGGATAATTGTTGCTCTGCAAATATCTCTGTTGTGTACATTGTACATACGAGCAGGAATGTTTAGTTTTCTACGTAGATCTCAAATCCGGGGTACAGttcttccttttttatttcacgGGGGCTCGTCTTTGCTTTGGTTGCCCCCGAGatgttttcttgttgtttgtgCAACTGTACCTGGGATGCTGAACAAACGAACGCGTCTGAAGAACAGAACACTGCGAtttgttaaattgttttttcgtACCCATagctaaatataaatgaacTAATGCCAAATGCTGACGTACTCTTCTCCGTGTTTTATCCCGAAAAACTGACGCAAATGGCGTTGCAAGTGTGCCGAACGTACAGGAATAATGGAGCCGGGGATCGAGGGGTGGTGAGGCAAAAACCACGTGCCGAATGCGACGCACGTTTTGAGTCGAGTGGAAAACAaaggcacgcacacacatcgaATAGTACAACATTCTGAACTTACTTGAAACATGTGAGGTAGCAAAGTGTCGCAATTACTTTTACAAACTACAAACTATTAATCACTGAACGATGCAATTCGGACACGTTGGTCAAAAAAAACTTGTAGTGAGGATTTTGTTTGTGATTCCGCTTGGATGCAGCCGCTACtcagaaaatgcaaaagctGAATGAATCAGAACGCTTTCGATTTGAATTTGAGCGAGGGAAGTTGAATTTCTGGAGTTGTTTGGTGCGAGAGAGCAGGAGATAACGCAAAGGAGAGACGACTTCATCAAGTTGTAGCATGGATACTCTTGCGATACAAAATAgatataagtaaatatatatatctgaaaTTATGTTTTGACCATGTtgttcaaaattataaaaatttgaCGTATAGGCTCACAGTTTTCTTATACAAACTAATAACGAACCATGCAAAAACTACGCTAATTTGGACTGATTTCAAGCGATGACAGTTTCTTTATCCTTAATACATCTTTTAAAACTCTAATAGTTTTAGActtaaacataaacatttttgtacaCATGtgaatttatgtacatatatttacggGGTAGGAGCCGTCATCCTTCTTCTTACACTCATAATATGGTTTGGAAGGGTATATCAAGGAGAGTGCAAGAGAACCGACATGTTTGTTTGTATCGGTCActcgttttgttttggggcGAAAGAGCGACGCAAAAGGGGAGCACAAACACGTGTATGCAAGAGGCAAAAGTTAAAAAGTTTGAGAATTAAGAAGCTGCTCCGTTTTCATAAGTCTCAGAATGTCTATTGGGTATTCTTCTTATCCGAAAGCTGTTGTTGTGTTGGTTCTCAACTTCCCCACACGCTTTTGCTGACACGTTTTTTTTCTCGATCGCCATTTGTGCTGTGCGAAACGTGAATTTCGGTAGTAAAAGAGAATGTCGACTTAACTGATTTCCAGTCATGAATATACCCTATAAGATTGATGTTAACGCTtttatattgtaaatattttgggttttaaaaaGATGCAAGAAAAAGTTACTTAAAATGAAATCTACCCAACAgctgaaaattattttaagggATAATTTTTTAGTATTGGTTGAAAGTTGGTATgtccatatacatatttatggcGACACTAACAGTTCGGATACCGTTTTCCAAGTATACCCATTATAAACCCAAGATCGTATGGCGCATAAATAATGCTTGTCTATTATTTTTGGACTGTTGCCAAGAGAGGCCTACGCCTTTGAAGAATAaacttcttgtttttgtttataggACGCAAAACGAGTTTCAAATTTCCGACCGCAGACAAGGCGGCCGAGCGTAATGGAACCATATTTCTGAGGTCAAAAGAACTTCGATTATTATAAACGCttcatacatgtatgtatgtatatattcagTATTCAAGATCAATCACGCAATGGAAAATAACCTTTGCCGAGTGCCAATGACAAGTTGCGGCTGATTGAACTTATGGAACAAAAACCAGCTTTGAAAGTGATTGAGTCAATCAAATAGGGCTTTTCAAAAAATTCTAAGAAAGAGTACTGCGTGTATTGGTCTTGAAATAAGCtgcatttattaaaaaatgagTAGTTTGTAACTATATCTCTTGTATTCTCTTAATtcttttaatttgtatgtCAAAACGAATTAAGTAACTGTGCCGGTTAAGATTCATTTTGGGTGTCGTCCCTTAGGAGAGGACTACCCTTGTAAAGTCCGAAAACCTATCCATTGGGAAGCTGGAAGTTTAAAGTTATCCAGTGAACATTCTTGGGGACCTATTGGTTATACAACCGCAGAACTACCCCTAGAAACAAAACctgaaataatatataaatatttataaaaataatatatgaatattaCCAAGTCTTACTAATAACTATCAAAATCAAatcctttatttaatattaataagaggttaataaaaaattacatttatatgtatacactAATACACTAAAACAGAATATgaataatatgaatatttgAACTGCAAAACTGCGATACCATATTTCGCGCACTTTTCCAGAAGCTCTATCGATACGCCTATCGATAGGCGAGCTTTCAGAATTTTCCAAATGCGGCGCGGCGGCCACActaccaaaaaaacaaaaaaaaatagcactGGCAAAATAGACGTGCTGAGCGCTGTAAAAAGTCAGTTTTGTTGAAATTGGAATAttgagtttgtttgtttctgtgtgCTGGTCGAGCTCGTTGCTTCGACAATACCGAAAAGCGATCGAAAGGAGCAACCTTGGAGGCCAGCAGCTAGGCGTAATTTACGCAACGCACCACACAAAATCCGCAAAATTGCACggggggcaacaacaaaaacagaagcagaacGGAACAgaaccgaaccgaacagaacagaacagtgAGAAGAGCGACGTGAAGAGGAAAGGCGGAGAAAGGAGAACGGAGAATAGGGAACAGGGAGAGAACAGAGAAGAGAGTCGGAGAAACGGAATAAACATCATGGCGAACATGGCAGTGTCGCGGATCAAGCGGGAGTTCAAGGAGGTGATGCGCAGCGAGGAGGTGAGTTCCGAGCACCAAGGCCGAAGGACACTCAACCGCCTTCCTCGGCATCGccagctgcaccaccaccccaGATTGTGGTGCAGGGGGTGGGCGGTGACGATGTCCGTAGACTTTGGTGGCGTTTTTGGCGCGCTTATCGGCTCCGTGTTCTTTGTGGATATCgagtaaaatgtaaacattGGCCGCACCGATTTGTAAATTCTGCTTGTAATCCCTGACAGATCGTCCAGTGTTCCATCAAAATCGAACTGGTCAACGACAGTTGGACGGAGCTGCGCGGCGAGATCGCAGGTCCGCCTGACACGCCCTACGAGGGCGGCAAGTTCGTCCTGGAGATCAAGGTGCCCGAGACATATCCCTTCAATCCACCAAAGGTTAGTATGATGGATAAGAAATGGATATAAGAAATGTTTGTATGAAAAGatcttataaatatgaaactaTTGCGTTCTTAAAAGTAAAGGTAATAGATACTTTAGATATCCTGTAGGAGAAGCCTTTTTACACCAagctatttaaatttatacgaATTGGTAATATAAATTGTCGTTTAAAGaaatacatttgtatgtaAGCTTAGAAATAAACCACACTTACATACATGAGTACACTAATTTGGAACAATGAACTAAATGTATTGCAACTTCCACGCAGGTACGCTTCATAACGCGCATCTGGCACCCAAATATTTCGTCGGTGACGGGCGCGATTTGCCTGGACATCTTAAAGGACAACTGGGCTGCAGCGATGACACTACGCACCGTACTGCTGTCCCTACAGGCGCTCCTGGCCGCCGCAGAGCCAGATGATCCACAGGACGCAGTGGTGGCCTATCAGTTCAAGGACAAGTACGATCTGTTCCTGCTGACAGCCAAGCACTGGACAAACGCGTATGCGGGCGGACCGCACACCTTTCCCGATTGTGATTCAAAGATCCAACGTCTCAGGGACATGGGCATCGACGAGCATGAGGCGCGCGCCGTGCTCTCCAAGGAGAATTGGAATTTAGAGAAGGCTACCGAGGGCCTGTTTAGTTAGCTTGTCCCAGCCACATTACGATCAGTACCATTCACGGCGGTGGCGACACCAAGAACACCCGCAACTTCTGCATCAACCCTTCAGAACGGCAATCACGCTAAATTCTTGTACACTCACGCACCAACCGATCTATTTTCGTAAATTTTGTCCACGAAATTACATTGCCCTgtagttataataattttctgttctgttctctaagtttattatgattattgtgCACATCTTTGCCGCTGGGTGGGTCACCAAATGGTTGAACCAAAGGCCATGCCCGCGCCCTATCAAGCATGTGTTATGTAATTGAACCCAGGttctatttcatttctttacGTGCAGTCGCATTTACTTGCAGGCTCTTTCTTACAGTactgttttccatttcaagcTTAAATtataacacaaacaaaaatgatttacaaaaaataaatgtgaaaaCGAGGAGTGTATAACAAATCGAAGTCTTTGTAAATTGCgttaagttaataaataaataaataaaaatattaataaatgtcTAATGAGATGTTATGATTTCAGTTTGTGATGAAGAGGCTGCAAacttaaaatagatttttgtAAAACACGCCTAGACTGAAGAAcggaaaatgtaattaaccCTAGCTTGAGATATTGTATATTACTATAATTCTTGTTTAATCCAATTTTTAAGGCTCTGTCTAAtgccaaaatttaaataaaatccaaattcTTGGTGATTTACAAACCAAATAATTGCAAACTACGTGAAAGAAATACACTTTATAATGGTTTAAACATAGAACCCATCGTTGTCATCGAGATATAACCTTTTGAATGtatttttctacattttcatttaatttttctacATTTCAATGTGAATGGTTATGGTTTGCACTAAATATTTGACTAATAATCTGTGACTAAATATTTGGTCTACGATGGTTGCTAGCGAATGGTAATATAACTGGTATTACAATACGAATTTCTACTTGTGCTTTTGCTTGGACATGACGGACGCGGAGGAACCACCAGTTGCAAGTGCGGATCCCaggcagctgctgttgctttgggGCACGGAGGGGCCAGTGGCATTGGTGCCCTGGATGGTGTGATGGCTGTGGCGCTGCTTGAGCATCTCCTTCCATTCGGACTCGAGTCGCACGTAGGAGCCTCCCAGCGGCTGGGCATTTTGCACCAGGCACTGATCCGTTCCGGTCTTCTTGGTCACATAATTGGCGACCTGCTTCATGATCTTCTCCTCGAAATCGCGCTGGTGATCCTGGTTGCTGCGCGCGGACAACTCCCCGGACCAAAAACGACCCGACACATCGGTGGGACTGGGTGGGACATAAAGTTTAGGTAAGtattatacgagtatatacatttattatttgccaatCCCTACCGTTTTCTTGACTTTTTGCCTCTTGTTTTCCTCGGTGGTGGACGATGCTCCGACTCGCAACCATCACTACTGGAACTGTaatcctcatcatcatcgtggaCGTTACGCATGCGTGGCCGCATGCATCGAGCATCATCCTCGCTGGTGGACGTCGTCTCGGAATCGGTGCTGGTGTCCATTTGGTAGCGAGATCCTCGCATCCGACGGCTCACGCGGTGGTTGGTCACTGCGGATCATTGATGAGGAAATAGCACATTACCTAGAAGCGCACATACCCACCTCTCTTGAGCACACTATCCATGCAGAGTTGGGGCAAAAGTCCCTGACGACATCTCTGGGGTGTTAGGGAGATACCCTGCCAGCTGGGACTGATCTCGCCGGCGGCTGCCAGTTCCTGAATCCTCAGTGGTGGCTGTTCGCACAAGGCGTAGTTCTCGCCCACCAACTGTGCAATGGCCAGGATGGCACGCTCTCTATCCGTCTCCACCAGGACACTGTGCTCGCGGAACTGGCAGCCCTGAATGAGTATTTGTACAGATTTCTTGTAATTCTTTGTACTTTCATTGAATTAATACTTACATTTGGTCCCGGCAGTGTCTCGTAGCGAAAGGCTTGCTGGCCgcagcaggagaagcgacCGGCGGGTCCAGCATTGCCCACTGGACCCAGGAAGTTGGGTATCTCCGGATGGAAGCGGCACCAGTGCATCTGATAGACCGGAAAATGAGCCTCGCACGTGCAGCAGTATAAGTAATGGCAGTGTCCCCACAACTTCCAGTACACCTTCCGCCAGGACTTGAGCTCCTTGAAGAGCTGGACGATGTAGACATTAAGATCCCAGTTGGCATCCCGCACATGGTGACTCATCAATTGGCCCCAGCGATTCAGCCGGATATTGCTGGGCACACAGCTCACATAGGATTTCATTGTGTTGGTCACGCAATTGaagcagcgggagcagcggAACAACCCGGACATGCTGTAGAAGTGGCCCCTTAGGGCTTCCGGATCCGGTTCGCAGAGAGACTGAATCAATTTGGTCCACAGTCGCGGTGTCACTCGCTCCTTTTTATCCCTGACCATCTCCAGCTCGAGGTTCGTGAACATGGCCGCCAGTCGGGTGACGAGGGCATCATTCAGACAGGACAGATTCGTGGATGTCCGTACAACTTCGCTAAGATGAGCATGACAAAAGGACAAACACTCAAGGAGTAGAGGCTCCATCTGCAGAAAGCTGGCCGACACCAAAATGGGCACCACATTGTTGCCATCCAACTGGGGACCGGTGCTCTGGGTGGAAACCGGAAGATCCTGGCTCTGGGCACTGTGCTTGATCCACTTCATCAGCCAGTCGAAGATTAGGATGTCGCAGTGCACCGATATGTCCATCTCCTCCAATCTCTGGCCGGCGGTCACGTCCGCAAAGTAGCCCATTTTGGTCACCAGCAAATGCTGCGGGCAGGTGAAGTCCTTCGAGGTGTTCTTCACCTCGTCGCAGACGTGGATCACCACTTCTGGTCTGCCAAAAGATTTGAGATTATTACACCTATGGATATCCTATAGATACATGGTACTTACTCCTTTCGCTCCTGCCTGGCATGTTTGCTGTCCTTGACCAGCAGCAGAGACTTGCGTCTGCCGCCAACCATTCCACCAGGCTTCGGAATCGGCTCCTTAATCATAGCCCGCACCATGCTGTTGGTGATCTGATCCGGATGCAGTGCATCTCCGCCGGCATGAGCCTGCTGTAGGCAAGGAGCCGAGGGAGAAGCTGCCGGTGGAGGACCATGCGAGTGGCCCAACTCCATCAAGGATTTCGATGCTCCAGAGGTAAGAGGAGCTGCAGTTGAAATGGGATTCGGCGTGGGAGTGGGCGATGCCTGGGTGAGAGGCTCTTTCGGAGGCTGCAGCTGCTTGGGCTTAGTTTTGCCATTCTGGAGTTGTGTTGGAATGGGAACAGGGCATATAAAGGACAAAACCGAGTCCAGGACACCTTCATTAATGGCCGCATCTAGTTGCTCTCCGAGCTTGGGATGCAATCCCCGATAGGTGGACTCTGGCCGCGATGAGCGACTGTGGTGACTGTGTCCCGAACGCAATGTACTGGATTTTGCATCCTGGAGCAAAGTGGAGCGGCTCTCGTTGGCGATCCGGGAGGGGCGTCGCAGTCCAAGGAGCTCGTTGACTAGTGGATTGTCCGCCAGTTCGGCAAAGTCGAACTCGTCCTTCTTGGTACTTCTCTTGGCCGACGCCGCATTGCCCTCCATCGGCGGTATCGGCTCCCTATTTTGTGGTTTTCCCATGTCGGCCTTCGCAATCATATCGTTCACATGACAGGATAGTTTTAGAAACTCTAGAAACTCGTTCAAGCTGATTTGAAACTCGGCGCCATTGCCGGAATCAGTGGATTTCTGGGAGGGAGCCGCTGGCGTCTCCTCCGTATGGCCAGCAGCCGAGGCTCCCTCATCGGAGCCCGATTTCTGCATCCTAGCAAATGCACAAATCAACGTAAATTGGCCattattgattgattgtttCGTTTCTCTTGGCAACAAAGAAGTTACTTAaatgaaaagcggaaaaaacaATGCAACTGGTGAcctaaattgatttttcaagcTGTCCAGGAATTTAAGATTActctttatttatatataataaataaattgatttacctaaatattatttattcaaatgatAATTCATATCTAacacaaacatatttataagcTAATTTAGATAtcatgaaaaacaaaacactgttttattaaatataaaaccaatttaaatccATACAACTTTCAgtgcattttataatttaaaaaataaacatactGACTGAAGTCGTTAGATTTTCTTGTTCTACCTGTTTAAAAGAggtaaataaagaaataacaGTGTTGTAAAGCGTATTTGGCAGATCGGAccggaaataaataaaaaaattgttgttattataaGGAACTACATTAAACACAAgcaatgtaaaatatttgttccTACAGTAACCTTATTTACTTAATATTACTATATATTGACAGATTGGTTTTGTACCtttggtatttatttaaactacAATTTCTCATGAATTTTCAGCATTCTTAAAATTTGACTTGCTAGACTTTGTAATtggaataattttaaaattatgacCGTTATTGCTATCGATATTATGGGAAACTTCCGATTGCATGGGAACTTTTACGATTGTTCGCATGCGATTACCGTCATAGAGCGCTGGCGATTGCTTAGAAAACTATATCGAAATATCgaaagcaaaccaaaacatatacatacaaaaattCATTGATTTTGTCAACGTAAAACACACAGTGTAGCAGGGCAGTTAATTCTGAATGCGGTTAAATAGCACGGTCAACTGAATTAGAAACGCTGGAGCGGCACAAGTGCGGCGGCAATGCGAACGGACTGAAGATAGAAGCCCCCAAGCGAAGGCTTTTACCTGGGCCGCTGTCCAATCAGAACGCTGCTCCCAATCAGAACTGGGCTGGGGGCTGGGGAGGCGAGAGCGAAAAATCCGGATACGGGGGGGCAGtagcaaaaagccaaaaacgaTAAAAACGAGCGACGAGTGTGGACTAGCCAGCAATGTTGGGAAAATGACAAGG
This genomic interval from Drosophila teissieri strain GT53w chromosome 3L, Prin_Dtei_1.1, whole genome shotgun sequence contains the following:
- the LOC122616344 gene encoding ubiquitin-conjugating enzyme E2-22 kDa, with amino-acid sequence MANMAVSRIKREFKEVMRSEEIVQCSIKIELVNDSWTELRGEIAGPPDTPYEGGKFVLEIKVPETYPFNPPKVRFITRIWHPNISSVTGAICLDILKDNWAAAMTLRTVLLSLQALLAAAEPDDPQDAVVAYQFKDKYDLFLLTAKHWTNAYAGGPHTFPDCDSKIQRLRDMGIDEHEARAVLSKENWNLEKATEGLFS
- the LOC122616649 gene encoding uncharacterized protein KIAA1841 homolog, with the translated sequence MQKSGSDEGASAAGHTEETPAAPSQKSTDSGNGAEFQISLNEFLEFLKLSCHVNDMIAKADMGKPQNREPIPPMEGNAASAKRSTKKDEFDFAELADNPLVNELLGLRRPSRIANESRSTLLQDAKSSTLRSGHSHHSRSSRPESTYRGLHPKLGEQLDAAINEGVLDSVLSFICPVPIPTQLQNGKTKPKQLQPPKEPLTQASPTPTPNPISTAAPLTSGASKSLMELGHSHGPPPAASPSAPCLQQAHAGGDALHPDQITNSMVRAMIKEPIPKPGGMVGGRRKSLLLVKDSKHARQERKEPEVVIHVCDEVKNTSKDFTCPQHLLVTKMGYFADVTAGQRLEEMDISVHCDILIFDWLMKWIKHSAQSQDLPVSTQSTGPQLDGNNVVPILVSASFLQMEPLLLECLSFCHAHLSEVVRTSTNLSCLNDALVTRLAAMFTNLELEMVRDKKERVTPRLWTKLIQSLCEPDPEALRGHFYSMSGLFRCSRCFNCVTNTMKSYVSCVPSNIRLNRWGQLMSHHVRDANWDLNVYIVQLFKELKSWRKVYWKLWGHCHYLYCCTCEAHFPVYQMHWCRFHPEIPNFLGPVGNAGPAGRFSCCGQQAFRYETLPGPNGCQFREHSVLVETDRERAILAIAQLVGENYALCEQPPLRIQELAAAGEISPSWQGISLTPQRCRQGLLPQLCMDSVLKRVTNHRVSRRMRGSRYQMDTSTDSETTSTSEDDARCMRPRMRNVHDDDEDYSSSSDGCESEHRPPPRKTRGKKSRKRPTDVSGRFWSGELSARSNQDHQRDFEEKIMKQVANYVTKKTGTDQCLVQNAQPLGGSYVRLESEWKEMLKQRHSHHTIQGTNATGPSVPQSNSSCLGSALATGGSSASVMSKQKHK